One region of Candidatus Eisenbacteria bacterium genomic DNA includes:
- a CDS encoding pyridoxal-phosphate dependent enzyme translates to MVKTNSSLAGVDYHESVLDTVGRTPLVRVRMLARESRGTVLAKLEAFNPCGSVKDRIGLAMVEAAERSGRLAPGGTIVECTSGNTGLGLAMVAAVRGYRAVFCMPDKVSIEKVNLLKAFGAEVVLSPTAVPPESPDSYYSVARRIERDRPGAVLMDQYHNPANPQAHYLTTGPELWEQTAGKITHFVAGMGTGGTISGTGRYLKEKNPKVQVIGADPVGSILKHYHETREMSEPHTYKIEGVGEDFIPTATDFSVIDRVISCGDREGLNMTRRLARQEAIFTGGSGGMAMWVALQVSRELSADDLLVVLLPDTGERYLSKVHNDAWMRDNHLLDPSATRALDLVENKRRAVPGLLMVEVGQPLKRALALIEQYDVTQIPVFRDKEPVGTLFDNDILKTALADPSAVDRPVEEWMAEPLPVVGSDEPVDRVTRLLASRNPAVLVRHNGGVVGILTRFDMLQFIAGGE, encoded by the coding sequence ATGGTCAAGACGAATTCCAGCCTCGCTGGGGTCGATTACCACGAATCGGTTCTGGATACCGTGGGCCGGACGCCGCTGGTCCGCGTCCGCATGCTGGCGCGGGAGAGCCGCGGGACCGTGCTCGCCAAGCTCGAAGCGTTCAATCCCTGCGGCAGCGTGAAGGACCGGATCGGACTGGCGATGGTCGAGGCCGCCGAGCGCTCCGGACGCCTGGCGCCGGGTGGCACGATCGTCGAGTGCACGTCGGGCAATACCGGGCTCGGGCTGGCCATGGTGGCTGCGGTGCGCGGTTATCGCGCCGTGTTCTGCATGCCGGACAAGGTCTCGATCGAGAAGGTCAACCTGCTCAAGGCATTCGGCGCCGAGGTGGTGCTGAGTCCGACCGCGGTGCCGCCGGAGTCGCCCGACTCGTACTACTCGGTGGCCAGGCGCATCGAGCGCGACCGCCCTGGTGCTGTGCTCATGGACCAGTACCACAACCCCGCCAATCCGCAGGCTCACTACCTCACGACGGGGCCCGAGCTGTGGGAGCAGACGGCCGGGAAGATCACGCACTTCGTCGCCGGCATGGGAACCGGCGGAACGATCTCGGGCACCGGCCGCTACCTGAAGGAGAAGAACCCCAAGGTCCAGGTGATCGGCGCCGACCCCGTGGGGTCGATCCTCAAGCACTATCACGAGACGCGCGAGATGTCGGAGCCGCACACCTACAAGATCGAAGGCGTGGGAGAGGACTTCATCCCGACCGCCACCGACTTCTCCGTCATCGATCGCGTGATCTCCTGCGGAGATCGCGAAGGACTCAACATGACGCGGCGTCTGGCACGCCAGGAGGCCATCTTCACCGGGGGATCGGGAGGCATGGCGATGTGGGTGGCCCTGCAGGTGTCGCGCGAGCTCTCGGCGGACGACCTGCTGGTGGTGCTGCTGCCCGATACGGGCGAGCGCTACTTGTCCAAGGTCCACAACGACGCCTGGATGCGCGACAACCACCTGCTCGACCCGAGCGCCACCCGCGCCTTGGACCTGGTGGAGAACAAGCGGCGCGCGGTTCCCGGGCTGCTGATGGTGGAGGTGGGCCAACCGCTCAAGCGGGCACTGGCGCTGATCGAGCAGTACGACGTCACCCAGATCCCGGTGTTTCGCGACAAGGAGCCGGTGGGGACCTTGTTCGACAACGACATCCTCAAGACCGCGCTCGCCGATCCTTCGGCCGTGGATCGGCCGGTCGAGGAGTGGATGGCCGAGCCGCTGCCGGTCGTCGGCAGCGACGAGCCGGTGGACCGGGTGACCCGCCTGCTCGCCTCGCGCAATCCGGCCGTCCTCGTGCGTCACAACGGAGGCGTGGTGGGCATCCTCACCCGCTTCGACATGCTGCAGTTCATCGCCGGCGGCGAATGA
- a CDS encoding cystathionine gamma-synthase: protein MSEGPKNQEPGFATRAIHAGQEPDPATGAVTVPIYQTSTYAQEALGRHKGYEYARTHNRTRAALEANLASLENGRHGFCFATGLAATNTLIQTLSAGDHVVCGNNTYGGTYRLFDRVWKRHGIDFSFVDCTDPASVEAAFRKETRLVWIETPTNPLMQLADIRDISARARRRGIAVAVDNTFMTPYFQRPLELGADVVMHSVTKYLNGHSDMVGGALVTRDDALAEKLRFLQNASGAVPGPMDCWLALRGTKTLAVRMDRHDANARALAEYLAGHARVSRVFYPGLPAHPQHALAKCQASGFGGMISFIPSDGSLAAGERVFNRFALFTRAESLGGVESLVCHPASMTHASVPREARLAMGFDDGLLRLSVGIEDLGDLRADLEQALEVA, encoded by the coding sequence ATGAGCGAAGGCCCGAAGAATCAGGAGCCCGGATTCGCCACCCGCGCGATCCACGCCGGGCAGGAGCCCGACCCCGCCACCGGGGCGGTGACGGTTCCGATCTACCAGACGTCGACGTACGCGCAGGAAGCCCTCGGCCGACACAAGGGCTACGAGTACGCGCGCACTCACAACCGGACTCGGGCGGCGCTCGAGGCGAACCTCGCCTCGCTCGAGAACGGGCGCCACGGATTCTGCTTCGCGACCGGACTGGCCGCGACGAACACGCTGATCCAGACCCTCTCGGCGGGCGATCACGTGGTGTGCGGGAACAACACCTACGGCGGGACCTACCGGCTCTTCGACCGGGTGTGGAAGCGCCACGGGATCGACTTCAGCTTCGTGGACTGCACCGACCCGGCCTCGGTCGAAGCCGCCTTCCGGAAGGAGACGCGCCTGGTCTGGATCGAGACCCCGACCAATCCGCTCATGCAGCTCGCCGACATCCGCGACATCTCGGCGCGGGCGCGTCGGCGCGGGATCGCGGTCGCGGTCGACAACACCTTCATGACGCCCTACTTCCAGCGGCCGCTCGAGCTGGGGGCGGACGTCGTGATGCACTCGGTGACGAAGTACCTGAACGGCCACAGCGACATGGTGGGAGGGGCCCTGGTGACGCGCGACGATGCGCTGGCCGAGAAGCTCCGCTTCCTCCAGAACGCCTCGGGTGCGGTTCCCGGTCCGATGGACTGCTGGCTGGCGTTGCGCGGCACCAAGACCCTGGCCGTGCGGATGGACCGCCACGACGCGAACGCCCGCGCGCTCGCGGAGTACCTCGCGGGCCACGCGCGCGTGTCCCGCGTGTTCTATCCCGGGTTGCCGGCTCACCCGCAGCACGCGCTGGCCAAGTGCCAGGCCTCGGGGTTCGGCGGAATGATCTCCTTCATCCCGAGCGATGGCTCCCTGGCGGCGGGAGAGCGGGTCTTCAACCGGTTCGCCCTCTTCACTCGCGCCGAGAGCCTCGGCGGCGTGGAGAGTCTCGTGTGTCATCCGGCGTCGATGACCCACGCGTCGGTGCCTCGCGAGGCCAGGCTGGCCATGGGTTTCGACGACGGCCTGCTGCGCCTTTCGGTCGGGATCGAGGACCTCGGCGACCTACGCGCCGACCTGGAGCAGGCCCTCGAAGTGGCTTGA